The proteins below are encoded in one region of Streptomyces cyanogenus:
- a CDS encoding ferredoxin, with product MKIHVDRSRCVGAGQCALTAPALFDQGDDDGLVEVLDAEPDGTQAAAAALAAQVCPSGTITLSR from the coding sequence ATGAAGATCCATGTGGACAGGAGCCGGTGCGTCGGCGCGGGCCAGTGCGCGCTGACGGCGCCGGCGCTGTTCGACCAGGGCGACGACGACGGTCTGGTGGAGGTGCTCGACGCCGAGCCGGACGGCACGCAGGCCGCCGCCGCGGCGCTGGCGGCGCAGGTGTGCCCGTCCGGCACGATCACTCTGAGCCGCTAG
- a CDS encoding cytochrome P450: protein MTLSEPEATEFPVRLPGESFPPLQYADFREQPGLIRSTLPTGSPVWLVSRYEDVRTVLTDRRISSDPAREGFPNVARTGGVPTRDQIPGWFVGIDPPEHDRFRKALIPEFSVRRIRQWRPLIQETVDRCVDHLLSLGDSADLVSEFALPVPSLVISTMLGVPFVDREFFESRTKTLVNLKTTTEDERGVAVQELLRYIGRLIKVKQRRAGDDLISRLLESAVLSPEELTGVVMLLLIAGHETTANNIALGVVTLLSNPQWIGDDRAVDELLRYHSVADLVALRVAVEDVEIGGQVVRAGEGIIPLIAGANHDLNSFDRPDEFDPGRAARHHVAFGYGVHQCLGQNLVRAEMEIVYQTLFRRVPTLAVDADVTALPFKYDGTLFGLHELPVRW, encoded by the coding sequence ATGACGCTTTCCGAACCCGAGGCGACGGAGTTCCCGGTACGGTTACCCGGCGAGTCCTTCCCGCCCCTTCAGTACGCCGACTTCCGCGAGCAGCCCGGTCTGATCCGCTCGACGCTGCCGACGGGCAGCCCGGTGTGGCTGGTGTCGCGGTACGAGGACGTGCGCACCGTGCTGACCGACCGCCGGATCAGCTCCGATCCCGCGCGCGAGGGCTTTCCCAACGTCGCCAGGACCGGCGGCGTGCCGACGCGGGATCAGATTCCCGGCTGGTTCGTCGGCATCGACCCTCCGGAGCACGACAGGTTCCGCAAGGCGCTGATCCCCGAGTTCAGCGTGCGGCGCATCCGGCAGTGGCGGCCCCTCATCCAGGAGACCGTGGACCGCTGCGTCGACCACCTGCTCTCCCTCGGCGACTCCGCCGATCTGGTCTCCGAGTTCGCGCTGCCAGTTCCCTCACTGGTGATCTCGACGATGTTGGGCGTGCCGTTCGTGGACCGGGAGTTCTTCGAGTCGCGCACCAAAACGCTGGTGAACCTGAAGACCACCACCGAGGACGAGCGGGGCGTGGCCGTCCAGGAGCTGCTGCGGTACATCGGAAGGCTCATCAAGGTCAAGCAGAGGCGGGCGGGTGACGACCTGATCTCCCGGCTGCTGGAGTCCGCGGTCCTGTCCCCGGAAGAGCTGACCGGGGTCGTCATGCTGCTGCTGATCGCCGGGCACGAGACCACCGCGAACAACATCGCACTCGGCGTGGTGACCCTGTTGTCGAACCCGCAGTGGATCGGCGACGACCGCGCAGTGGACGAGCTGCTGCGCTACCACTCGGTCGCGGACCTGGTCGCGCTGCGCGTGGCGGTGGAGGACGTGGAGATCGGCGGGCAGGTCGTCAGGGCCGGGGAGGGCATCATCCCGCTCATAGCCGGCGCCAACCACGACCTGAACAGCTTCGACCGGCCCGACGAGTTCGATCCGGGCCGGGCCGCGCGCCACCACGTCGCGTTCGGCTACGGGGTGCACCAGTGCCTCGGACAGAACCTGGTGCGTGCCGAGATGGAGATCGTCTACCAGACGCTGTTCCGCCGGGTGCCGACGCTCGCGGTCGACGCCGACGTCACCGCCCTGCCGTTCAAGTACGACGGCACCCTGTTCGGTCTGCACGAGTTGCCCGTCCGTTGGTGA
- a CDS encoding glycosyltransferase — MSSSSRPILFVSLPESGLFNPVQTIAGEFARRGVQDLWFATDEERRGDIEALADVSTVRFASLGDVVPELSALTWDEEVYAKVTGPKRFAAHAAVIRHTYDPALHVDKYRRLLEIVEKLEPALMVIESLTAYAIDIAITRRIPYVLVSPFLPSNYVTAYTPFTKAYTDPDFPVPHSGLSVHMTLRQRIENRLFRVRTLGIFLRPSMARVLKRDRRTRQQLGIAPEARRFLARIEHAELVVNGSLAELDYPFRAPDNMRMVGALIPPLPQAPEDEDVSGWLATHNSVIFVGLGTTTRLTSEQVRDMLTVARRLGNDHHILWKLPVEQQRLLPDEPLPENVRIESWVPSQLDVLAHPNVKAFLTHGGGNGFHEGLYFGKPMVIRPLWVDCYDQAVRGEDFGVSLTVDPHRGTGDDIFRALRRVLDEPSFSERAQHFGKVLRAAGGAAAATDLVLDLPALAS; from the coding sequence ATGTCATCCAGCTCGCGGCCGATCCTGTTCGTCAGCCTCCCGGAGAGCGGTCTGTTCAACCCGGTCCAGACGATCGCAGGCGAGTTCGCACGGCGCGGCGTCCAGGACCTGTGGTTCGCCACCGACGAGGAACGTCGGGGCGACATCGAGGCGCTGGCCGACGTGTCGACGGTACGCTTCGCCTCACTCGGCGACGTGGTGCCGGAGCTGTCGGCCCTGACGTGGGACGAGGAAGTCTACGCCAAGGTGACGGGCCCGAAGCGGTTCGCCGCGCATGCCGCCGTGATCCGCCACACCTACGACCCGGCGCTGCACGTCGACAAGTACAGGCGGCTCCTGGAGATCGTGGAGAAACTCGAGCCCGCGCTGATGGTCATCGAGAGCCTCACCGCGTACGCCATCGACATCGCGATCACCCGCAGGATCCCGTACGTGCTCGTCTCGCCCTTCCTGCCGAGCAACTACGTCACCGCGTACACCCCCTTCACCAAGGCGTACACCGACCCCGACTTCCCCGTGCCGCACTCGGGCCTGTCCGTGCACATGACGCTGCGGCAGCGGATCGAGAACCGGCTCTTCCGTGTGCGCACCCTGGGGATCTTCCTGCGCCCGTCCATGGCGCGGGTCCTCAAGCGGGACAGACGGACCCGGCAGCAGCTGGGCATCGCCCCGGAGGCGCGGCGCTTCCTGGCCAGGATCGAACACGCCGAACTGGTCGTGAACGGCTCACTGGCCGAGTTGGACTACCCCTTCCGGGCGCCGGACAACATGAGGATGGTGGGCGCGCTGATCCCGCCGCTGCCTCAGGCACCCGAGGACGAGGACGTCAGCGGGTGGCTCGCCACGCACAACTCCGTGATCTTCGTCGGCCTGGGCACCACCACCCGCCTGACCTCCGAACAGGTGCGTGACATGCTCACGGTGGCACGGCGGCTGGGCAACGACCACCACATCCTGTGGAAGCTGCCCGTCGAGCAGCAGCGTCTGCTGCCCGACGAGCCGCTGCCCGAGAACGTGCGCATCGAGAGCTGGGTGCCCTCCCAGCTCGACGTGCTCGCCCACCCGAACGTGAAGGCGTTCCTGACCCACGGCGGTGGCAACGGCTTCCACGAGGGCCTCTACTTCGGCAAGCCCATGGTCATCCGCCCCCTGTGGGTGGACTGCTACGACCAGGCGGTGCGCGGCGAGGACTTCGGCGTCAGCCTGACCGTCGATCCGCACCGCGGCACCGGTGACGACATCTTCCGTGCGCTGCGACGGGTACTGGACGAGCCGTCGTTCAGCGAGCGCGCCCAGCACTTCGGCAAGGTGCTGCGCGCCGCCGGCGGCGCGGCTGCCGCCACCGATCTGGTGCTGGACCTGCCCGCCCTGGCTTCCTGA
- a CDS encoding type I polyketide synthase translates to MADDTKLVEYLKWVTADLHRTRRRLEEARSGHHEPVAIVGMACRFPGGVTTPEQLWELVADGREGIVPFPTDRGWDLDLLSGEGPGHSATLRGGFLHDVAGFDAAFFGISPREAVVLDPQQRLLLQTSWEAFERAGIDPASLRGSRTAVFAGTDGQDYASLVLDSVEDAEGHAGTGIAASAIAGRLSYTFGLEGPAVTVDTACSSSLVALHLAAQALRAGECDLALAGGVTVMSTALRFAGFTRQGALASDGRCKAFADAADGTGWSEGVGMFVVEKLSDAQRLGHPVWAVVRGSAVNQDGASNGFTAPNGPSQQRVIQQALAGAGLTAGDVDVVEAHGTGTRLGDPIEAQSLLATYGQDRERPVLLGSVKSNIGHTQAAAGAAGVIKMVMAMRHGVVPQTLHVDTPSSHVDWTQGAVRLATVATPWPETGRPRRAGVSSFGVSGTNAHTILEQAPTQEPVESAPETSVIPWALSAKTAAALRDQVTALVERARREPDWCAADVAAALAARTRFEHRVVATGRTRRDLADALSAWAAGGAAQGVVAGTVQRGRIGIVFTGQGSQRLGMGRELYERFPVFAEAFDAVVTELGTEVRDVMWGGDAEVLDLTRWSQPALFALEVALYRLVESWGVRPDVVGGHSLGEITAAHVAGVLSLPDACRLVTARAELMGALPEGGAMLAVSAAEADVVAVLGEGAAVAAVNGPAATVVAGGTEAVERVAAVAAERGWKHRRLSVSHAFHSALMDPMLDGFAAAVADVTFARPTIGLVSGAPTDPGYWVRHVREPVRFLETVTTMAEGGVTTFMELGPDGTLSAMIAATVDTAATVPMLRPDRPEEESALTALATLHTRGVAVDLGTVLPPARPVDLPTYPFQNVRYWPQARSAAADVTEAGLGSVAHPLLGAAVELADGDTVLTGRLSLRTHPWLADHVVAGAVALPATAFAELAFRAADEVGCDTVEELTIAAPLGLPETGSVAVQVRVAAADERGRHRVGVFSRQDTIGAAWLPHATGTLTTRGVTGATLEWPQRDAESVDISAHYDGSGYGPAFQCLREVRRAGDTVYAEVGLPHSIGDAADFGVHPALLDSVVQAVAFLPDAAGRVLAPFSWEGASLHASGPALLRVAISSLGGDAVSIRAVDPTGRPVVSVASLALREPVAAGPVRPESDWLFRLDWTPVDVAPVPGRRWAVLGADTCGLGAALARAGCDVLGHGDTADAVLATRPDLVLAPVTGGSVQDATTSALDLLTSWLADERADDVPLVLVTSGAVTGADVSAAGVWGLVRAAQAENPGRFLLLDVDDTDESRLLVAAAPGLLDEDETQAVLTDGAAAVARLARFGSAPEPRAWDPDGTVLITGGTGGLGSALARHLVAERGVRKLLLVSRRGPEAPGARELTAGLTEQGADVTLVACDMTDRDAVAALLAEHPVRAVVHTAGVLDDGVIGTLTPDRLAAVLRPKVDAAQHLDELVGDVDVFVLYSSLSGVMGGAGQGNYAAANAALDAIAARRRAAGRPALSLAWGAWAQDAGMTGALSQAEMRRMANSGSMPLTVAQGMALFDAASATDEALLVPLAVKPGVKSGPATHPILRGLLRAPRRRAAADASEVSTATLRERLSGLSAADQHTVLCELIVDYAAAVLGHADASGMDPERDFLEAGFDSLMSVELRNRLAGTVGLRLPSTVVLDHKTPAELARWLRGRLADHIGPAPTAAPGQSGDTVGTLYFDAVRAGKVDEGWELLKAVALTRPLFEAPAELEELPQPVTLADGPAEPRLICISSPVSVGGAHQYARLAAHFRGDRGVQALPLVGFAAGECLPSSSRAITRAAAESVLHASDGDPFVLVGHSSGGALALAVAGLLESMWGVRADGVIMLDTLSLRHEHGDSVDYRQLARRFMGETDSATVTVDSNRLSAMAHYLNRMSALEVPPTTAPTLLVRCSVPLLGDPDTRVEHGQQELLVPAETVRTIDADHFSLAQRDSNVTATVMKEWLATL, encoded by the coding sequence ATGGCGGACGACACCAAGCTGGTCGAGTACCTGAAATGGGTGACGGCCGATCTGCACCGGACCCGGCGCCGACTGGAAGAGGCCCGGTCCGGCCACCACGAGCCCGTCGCGATCGTGGGCATGGCCTGTCGGTTCCCCGGCGGCGTCACCACCCCCGAGCAGCTGTGGGAGCTGGTCGCCGACGGCCGCGAGGGGATCGTGCCCTTCCCGACCGACCGCGGCTGGGACCTGGACCTGCTCTCGGGCGAGGGTCCCGGCCACAGCGCCACCCTGCGCGGCGGCTTCCTGCACGACGTCGCCGGATTCGACGCGGCCTTCTTCGGCATCTCGCCGCGTGAGGCCGTGGTGCTCGACCCGCAGCAGCGGCTGCTGCTGCAGACGTCATGGGAGGCGTTCGAGCGGGCCGGCATCGACCCGGCGTCGCTGCGCGGCAGCCGCACCGCGGTGTTCGCCGGCACCGACGGGCAGGACTACGCCTCGCTGGTGCTGGACTCCGTCGAGGACGCGGAGGGGCACGCCGGCACGGGCATCGCGGCGAGCGCGATCGCCGGCCGCCTCTCCTACACGTTCGGCCTGGAGGGACCCGCGGTCACCGTGGACACCGCCTGCTCGTCGTCACTGGTGGCACTGCACCTGGCGGCGCAGGCACTACGGGCCGGGGAGTGCGACCTCGCACTGGCCGGCGGCGTCACCGTGATGTCGACCGCACTCCGGTTCGCCGGCTTCACCCGCCAGGGCGCGCTCGCGTCGGACGGGCGGTGCAAGGCGTTCGCGGACGCCGCGGACGGCACCGGCTGGTCCGAGGGCGTCGGCATGTTCGTGGTGGAGAAGCTGTCCGACGCTCAGCGGCTGGGCCACCCCGTCTGGGCGGTGGTGCGCGGCTCCGCCGTCAACCAGGACGGCGCTTCCAATGGCTTCACCGCCCCCAACGGGCCGTCCCAGCAGCGGGTCATCCAGCAGGCGCTGGCCGGCGCCGGCCTGACCGCCGGCGATGTCGACGTGGTCGAGGCGCACGGGACCGGCACCAGGCTCGGCGACCCGATCGAGGCGCAGAGCCTGCTCGCCACCTACGGCCAGGACCGCGAGCGGCCGGTGCTGCTCGGCTCCGTGAAGTCCAACATCGGCCACACCCAGGCCGCGGCCGGCGCGGCCGGCGTCATCAAGATGGTCATGGCGATGCGGCACGGCGTGGTCCCGCAGACCCTGCACGTGGACACGCCCTCGTCCCATGTGGACTGGACGCAGGGCGCGGTCCGGCTGGCGACGGTCGCCACGCCGTGGCCGGAGACCGGACGCCCGCGCCGCGCCGGTGTGTCGTCGTTCGGCGTGAGCGGCACCAACGCGCACACGATCCTGGAGCAGGCGCCCACGCAGGAACCCGTGGAGAGTGCGCCGGAGACCTCGGTGATTCCATGGGCGCTGTCGGCGAAGACCGCCGCCGCGCTACGTGATCAGGTGACCGCGTTGGTGGAGCGCGCCCGGCGGGAGCCGGACTGGTGCGCCGCGGACGTCGCGGCGGCGCTTGCCGCACGGACTCGGTTCGAGCACCGCGTGGTGGCGACCGGCCGCACCCGGCGCGACCTGGCCGACGCGCTCTCCGCGTGGGCCGCCGGCGGCGCGGCGCAGGGCGTCGTGGCCGGCACGGTGCAGCGCGGGCGGATCGGGATCGTCTTCACCGGCCAGGGCTCGCAGCGCCTGGGCATGGGCCGCGAGCTGTACGAGCGTTTCCCGGTCTTCGCCGAGGCGTTCGACGCCGTCGTCACGGAGCTGGGCACCGAGGTCCGCGACGTGATGTGGGGCGGGGACGCCGAGGTGCTGGACCTCACCCGCTGGTCGCAGCCGGCGTTGTTCGCGCTGGAGGTGGCGCTCTACCGGCTGGTGGAGTCGTGGGGCGTCCGACCCGACGTCGTGGGCGGGCACTCGCTGGGGGAGATCACCGCCGCGCACGTCGCGGGTGTGTTGTCGCTCCCCGACGCCTGCCGCCTCGTGACCGCGCGGGCGGAACTGATGGGTGCGCTGCCGGAGGGCGGCGCGATGCTCGCCGTTTCGGCGGCGGAGGCCGACGTGGTCGCCGTGCTCGGCGAGGGGGCGGCCGTCGCGGCGGTGAACGGGCCGGCGGCGACCGTCGTCGCGGGCGGCACGGAAGCGGTGGAGCGGGTCGCCGCCGTGGCGGCCGAAAGAGGCTGGAAACACAGGCGGCTGTCGGTGTCGCACGCGTTCCACTCGGCGCTGATGGACCCGATGCTCGACGGCTTCGCCGCCGCCGTCGCCGACGTCACGTTCGCGCGGCCGACGATCGGCCTGGTCTCCGGCGCCCCGACCGACCCCGGCTACTGGGTGCGGCACGTCCGCGAGCCGGTCCGGTTCCTGGAGACCGTCACCACCATGGCCGAGGGCGGTGTGACCACGTTCATGGAACTTGGGCCCGACGGCACACTGTCCGCGATGATCGCAGCGACGGTCGACACCGCTGCCACGGTGCCGATGCTGCGGCCGGACCGTCCGGAGGAGGAGTCGGCACTCACCGCGCTCGCCACCCTGCACACCCGCGGCGTCGCCGTCGATCTGGGTACGGTGCTGCCGCCGGCGCGGCCGGTCGATCTACCGACCTACCCCTTCCAGAACGTCCGCTACTGGCCACAGGCCCGCTCCGCCGCGGCCGACGTCACAGAGGCAGGTCTCGGCTCGGTCGCGCACCCACTGCTCGGCGCGGCCGTCGAACTCGCCGACGGCGACACCGTGCTGACCGGACGGCTGTCGCTGCGCACGCATCCGTGGCTCGCGGACCACGTCGTGGCCGGCGCCGTCGCGCTCCCGGCCACCGCTTTCGCGGAGTTGGCGTTCCGCGCGGCCGACGAGGTCGGCTGTGACACCGTCGAGGAACTGACCATCGCGGCCCCGCTCGGCCTGCCCGAGACCGGTTCGGTCGCGGTGCAGGTGCGGGTCGCCGCCGCCGACGAGCGGGGACGTCACCGCGTAGGCGTGTTCTCCCGCCAGGACACCATCGGTGCCGCCTGGCTGCCCCATGCCACCGGCACCCTCACGACCCGCGGCGTGACCGGCGCGACCTTGGAGTGGCCGCAGCGTGACGCCGAATCCGTCGACATCAGCGCGCACTACGACGGCTCCGGCTACGGCCCGGCGTTCCAGTGCCTGCGCGAGGTCCGGCGGGCCGGCGACACCGTGTACGCCGAGGTGGGGCTGCCGCATTCGATCGGGGACGCCGCGGACTTCGGTGTGCACCCGGCACTGCTCGACTCGGTGGTGCAGGCGGTGGCGTTCCTGCCGGACGCCGCCGGCCGTGTGCTGGCGCCGTTCTCGTGGGAGGGCGCCTCGCTGCACGCCTCCGGGCCGGCGCTGCTGCGCGTGGCGATCAGCTCGCTCGGCGGCGACGCCGTCTCCATCAGGGCGGTCGACCCGACCGGCCGTCCCGTGGTGTCGGTGGCGTCGCTGGCGCTGCGTGAGCCCGTCGCCGCCGGGCCGGTGCGGCCCGAGTCGGACTGGCTGTTCCGTCTCGACTGGACGCCGGTCGACGTCGCCCCGGTGCCGGGCAGGCGATGGGCGGTGCTCGGCGCCGACACCTGCGGCCTCGGTGCTGCGCTGGCGCGCGCGGGCTGCGACGTGCTCGGCCACGGCGACACCGCCGACGCGGTGCTGGCCACGCGGCCCGACCTCGTGCTCGCGCCAGTCACGGGCGGTTCGGTGCAGGACGCCACCACTTCGGCACTCGATCTGCTCACGTCCTGGCTGGCGGACGAGCGTGCCGACGATGTGCCGCTCGTGCTGGTCACCTCCGGTGCGGTGACCGGTGCGGACGTGTCCGCGGCCGGCGTGTGGGGTCTCGTGCGGGCGGCCCAGGCGGAGAACCCTGGTCGGTTCCTGCTGCTCGACGTCGACGACACGGACGAGTCCCGGCTGCTCGTCGCCGCGGCGCCCGGCCTGCTGGACGAGGACGAGACACAGGCCGTTCTCACGGACGGGGCGGCCGCCGTCGCCCGGCTGGCGAGGTTCGGCAGCGCGCCGGAGCCCCGGGCGTGGGACCCGGACGGCACGGTCCTCATCACCGGCGGCACCGGCGGCCTCGGGAGCGCCCTGGCCCGGCACCTCGTCGCGGAACGGGGCGTGCGCAAGCTGCTGCTGGTCAGCCGACGCGGCCCGGAGGCCCCGGGCGCGCGGGAGCTGACGGCCGGGCTCACCGAGCAGGGCGCCGACGTCACGCTGGTGGCGTGTGACATGACCGACCGCGATGCGGTGGCCGCCCTCCTGGCCGAGCACCCGGTCCGGGCGGTCGTGCACACGGCGGGTGTGCTGGACGACGGCGTGATCGGCACGCTGACGCCGGACCGGCTGGCGGCCGTGCTGCGGCCGAAGGTGGACGCGGCGCAGCACCTCGACGAACTCGTCGGCGACGTGGACGTGTTCGTGCTGTACTCCTCCCTCTCGGGCGTGATGGGTGGCGCCGGCCAGGGCAACTACGCGGCCGCCAATGCCGCTTTGGACGCCATCGCGGCCCGGCGCCGAGCCGCCGGGCGTCCCGCGCTGTCGCTGGCGTGGGGCGCGTGGGCGCAGGACGCCGGCATGACGGGAGCGCTGTCGCAGGCCGAGATGCGGCGGATGGCGAACTCGGGTTCGATGCCGCTCACCGTGGCACAGGGCATGGCCCTGTTCGACGCCGCGTCCGCCACCGACGAGGCGCTCCTGGTGCCGCTGGCGGTGAAGCCCGGTGTGAAGAGCGGACCGGCCACGCACCCGATCCTGCGCGGCCTGCTGCGGGCACCGCGCCGCCGGGCTGCCGCGGACGCGTCCGAGGTGTCCACGGCGACGTTGCGCGAGCGGCTGAGCGGCCTCTCCGCCGCCGACCAGCACACGGTGCTGTGTGAGCTGATCGTCGACTACGCGGCGGCCGTGCTCGGCCACGCCGACGCGAGCGGCATGGACCCGGAGCGTGACTTCCTGGAGGCCGGCTTCGACTCGCTGATGTCGGTCGAGCTGCGCAACCGGCTCGCCGGCACGGTCGGTCTCCGGCTGCCCAGCACGGTCGTACTCGACCACAAGACACCCGCAGAGCTGGCCCGGTGGCTGCGCGGCCGGCTCGCCGATCACATCGGGCCGGCCCCGACGGCCGCGCCTGGGCAGTCCGGCGACACCGTCGGCACGCTGTACTTCGACGCGGTCCGGGCGGGCAAGGTCGACGAGGGCTGGGAGTTGCTCAAGGCCGTCGCCCTCACCCGCCCGCTGTTCGAGGCGCCGGCCGAGCTGGAGGAGCTGCCCCAGCCCGTCACCCTCGCGGACGGGCCGGCCGAGCCACGGCTGATCTGCATCAGCTCACCGGTGTCCGTCGGCGGCGCGCACCAGTACGCCCGTCTCGCCGCCCACTTCCGCGGCGACCGTGGCGTGCAGGCATTGCCACTGGTCGGGTTCGCGGCCGGAGAGTGCCTGCCCAGCTCGTCCCGGGCCATCACACGGGCCGCCGCGGAGAGTGTGCTGCACGCCAGCGACGGGGACCCGTTCGTGCTGGTCGGCCACTCGTCGGGCGGTGCGCTGGCCCTGGCGGTGGCCGGGCTGCTGGAGAGCATGTGGGGGGTGCGCGCCGACGGCGTGATCATGCTCGACACGCTCAGCCTGCGGCACGAGCACGGGGACAGTGTGGACTACCGGCAGCTGGCCAGGAGGTTCATGGGCGAGACGGACTCGGCCACCGTGACGGTGGACAGCAACCGGCTGTCGGCCATGGCGCACTACCTCAACCGCATGTCCGCCCTGGAAGTTCCGCCGACCACCGCGCCGACGCTGCTGGTGCGGTGCAGCGTGCCCCTGCTCGGAGATCCCGACACACGGGTGGAGCACGGGCAGCAGGAGCTGCTCGTCCCCGCGGAGACGGTCCGCACCATCGACGCCGACCACTTCTCCTTGGCGCAGCGGGACTCCAACGTCACGGCGACCGTCATGAAGGAGTGGCTGGCCACGCTGTGA
- a CDS encoding DegT/DnrJ/EryC1/StrS family aminotransferase yields the protein MGFKYPVSRPSMKGRELEYVTDAVTSGWISAQGPYIPRFEQAFARYNGVEHAVACSSGTTALTLALRALGIGPGDEVLVPEFTMVATAWAVSYTGATPVFVDCGDDLNIDVTLIEDKITPRTRAIMPVHVYGRRCDMDAIMKIAFEYNLRVVEDSAEAHGIRPVGDIACFSLFANKIISSGEGGVCVTDDPRLAAQMEHLRGMAFSREHNFLHKKLAYNFRMTNLQAAVALAQTERIDEILAARARIEALYDRELSGVDGITLMPSRQVLWMYDVLARDRDELMEFLTENGIETRYFFQPMSRQPMYRDPVWPSLRATRFAQEGLYLPTYTDLSPEDQDFIVGRVRKFYGAG from the coding sequence ATGGGATTCAAGTACCCGGTCTCCAGGCCCAGCATGAAGGGGCGCGAACTGGAGTACGTCACCGACGCGGTCACCAGCGGATGGATCTCCGCGCAGGGACCCTACATTCCGCGATTCGAGCAGGCGTTCGCCCGATACAACGGGGTCGAGCACGCCGTCGCCTGTTCGTCGGGCACCACGGCACTGACCCTGGCGCTGCGGGCGCTGGGCATCGGGCCGGGCGACGAGGTGCTGGTTCCGGAGTTCACCATGGTCGCAACGGCCTGGGCGGTGTCGTACACGGGTGCCACGCCCGTGTTCGTGGACTGCGGCGACGACCTGAACATCGACGTCACGCTGATCGAGGACAAGATCACTCCGCGGACCAGGGCCATCATGCCGGTGCACGTCTACGGCAGGCGGTGCGACATGGACGCGATCATGAAGATCGCCTTCGAGTACAACCTCCGGGTGGTCGAGGACTCCGCCGAGGCGCACGGCATCCGCCCGGTCGGGGACATCGCGTGTTTCTCGCTGTTCGCGAACAAGATCATTTCCTCGGGCGAGGGCGGGGTGTGCGTCACCGACGACCCCCGTCTGGCCGCCCAGATGGAGCACTTGCGGGGCATGGCGTTCAGCCGGGAGCACAACTTCCTGCACAAGAAGCTCGCCTACAACTTCCGGATGACCAATCTGCAGGCCGCCGTCGCCCTGGCACAGACCGAGCGGATCGACGAGATCCTCGCGGCACGGGCGCGCATCGAAGCGCTCTACGACCGCGAGCTCTCCGGCGTCGACGGCATCACACTGATGCCGTCACGGCAGGTGCTGTGGATGTACGACGTGCTGGCCCGGGACCGCGACGAGCTCATGGAGTTCCTCACGGAGAACGGCATCGAGACCCGCTACTTCTTCCAGCCGATGAGCAGGCAGCCGATGTACCGCGACCCGGTGTGGCCTTCGCTCAGAGCCACCCGGTTCGCGCAGGAGGGCCTCTACCTGCCGACCTACACCGATCTGAGCCCCGAGGACCAGGACTTCATCGTCGGCCGGGTCCGCAAGTTCTACGGTGCCGGCTGA